A region of the Carya illinoinensis cultivar Pawnee chromosome 16, C.illinoinensisPawnee_v1, whole genome shotgun sequence genome:
TTATGAACTACTGTATTTCATTCCTATAACCCCCTTGTGTACTTCCTGTgtgcttgggctatgccttttacattttttaatcaaatcttTGATCACTTATcaggagaaaaaaaatttatatcacCTTCCTGCAAAGCCTCTCTGTCATTGATATAGTTCCAAAACCATTTTCCTAATAAAGCAGGATCAAAAGGAATccttataaacaaaataaaaaaagaatcattCACCAAATCCCCAAACCAGTTCAGTAAATGAAATTTTTCTTGGACCAGTTCAGTAAATGAAATTTTTACTCCACCACATCATCCCATAGAAAATCCCTTTGTAATCATGATAAGCTTTCTTTCTATCTATGGAACCACGCATACTCACACGAATCTTGTGTGCAACAATAAAGCTTCCCTTCTTCAACATTTGCTCTGGGTTATAAAAAGCCCTAACATAGTTATTTGAAAAGATTGTTTTCAAAAACTCGCTGGCTACTGGAACACAAGGTTACCTTAATAACACTTGGAAACTGCAAAAATGAGATACATCTCATGTTGACCaatgtaataaaattttaaggACTTATGGCATCAATTTTGTGGCTAAATAATTTGAGTTGTTAccctaattctctctctctctaaaataagTTTCTCCTCTAATTTTATTCTAACTTCCTCTCTTATTAGCAATTAACAACCACATAGTATGAGATGCAAGTTCCCAAGTAATTAACTCCAATGAAAAGTCAGTACAATTTACACATACCAGCTCTTTTGCTAAATGTCCGAAGTACAATTAAATTCTCATGCTTCTTCACCCATTTCATCCTTGATTCCATTCCTGAAAACTCGATGTATGCTTCATCTAGCACCACCAATATGGGAAGCTCAAGGATTTTCATAAGAACTTCATCATCAATGATACTGCATACGGTAGGTAGTGTGGAATTCAACATGAATAGAAAATAATGCTTAAGTTCAAACATTTTACAAATAGTGTGCAGACTCatcatatcaattttttttataagtaaaataaaattttattgaaaacaagaGAACAGGCATTGCCGAAGTACACGGAGAATGTGAAAGAGACATATTAAAAGCTAGGCACTAGCAAAAGATATAAGAAAGTTATGAATAGTAGATCCATTGAGTACAATGACAGAAGCCCAAAGGAATAAGGTATGAAAAAAGAAACTTCTAAGCTCATTAAAAGAACACTCCCTATCCTCAAAGCTTCAATCATTCCTTTCAAGCCAACTGCACCACATGTATAGgggtatcattttccatatagCAGCAAAATGTAGGTTGCCTAGAAGTCCTTTCCAACAAGCAAAAAGATACACCACCCACGTAGGCATCACCTATGCAAGTCCAGTCCTGCTGAAAATCTCGTCCCATAGCCACCTTGCCACGTCACAGTGAAGTAATAAATGATTCACAGATCAACACTTTTCTTGATCGTATAGCACCACTCCTTAACAATTAATCCACGCTTTCTCAAGTTGTCCATGGTCAAGAACTTCCCAAGAGCAAGAGATGCtgtccaaccaaaaaaaaaaacaacctttTAAGGCACTTTACTCCTACAAATGcacttccaaggaaaagaaGTCTGGCCCTGACAAGGCAGAGCTTTGCACAATGATCGAACAGTAAACTTCTTGTTCCTGATCTGTGTCCATAACATCCTGTCCACCTCAACACTACCAAAGGTCAAAGCATATAGCAAGCTGAAAAAGTTGGAAATAGCTCCAATTTCCCAATCCTACGCTGCTATAATAAAATGAACATTCCATTGCGAAAAGCCATTAAAGCTGTCCAAAAGATCCAACACCAAGGCCTCCTAATCAAGATCAATTCCGAATAGGGAAGGGAACACGGTGTTGAGGGCGGAATCAACAAACATCATTCCAAAATATAACCCCTGATCCCTCACCAACAGCAAATCTAACATGACCAGCAAAAACATCTCACTTATTCCTaatatttttccacaaacccacTCTGCCCCCCAGTTCATCAGAACACCGAGCCCTCCAAAGTGATCAAACttgtttttttataggtaatcaagaagttttattcatagaaataagctaagcccaagtacacgggagTATACATGAGAATCACCTAGTTAGAGTTTAGAATCGAAAGGAGAAAATTATGGACATTTAGCCCATTGCTCTCTCACGATTTTCGAagcttctatcatttctctccTGCCAAATACACCAGCACATATGAGAACCATTCTCAAGATGGCTGCCACTTTTGAGTTACCTTGAAGACCTCTCCAGCTTGCAAGGAAGTCCACCAGTCTAAGAAGCATGACCCATGACAATCCAATTCTTGCGAAAGAATCATCCCACATGGTCCTAGCCACCTCGCAATGAAAAAGCAAATGATCTACTGATTCaccattcttcttacacatacaacaccagtccAACATCATTCACCGGCATTCCTTAAATTATCTGTGGTGAAGATCTTGTCCAACAGAAAAAAGCTGGTTTTGAAGGAGTTTTTGTCTACCATATACTCTTCCATGGGAACATGGTCATTCTAGGGCTCGTTAAAACTTGGTAAAATCTAACAGTGAATGACCACACTAGTCTAATGATAGTGCCCAAATCCTTTAAACTCAAAAAGGAAACCTCTATTAACCTCTTTCCCCAGCCATCCATGCCCTTAGGTGTTCTACAATCAGGCCCTCTCTACAACTCATCCAAGAGGTAAATAATAGAAGACGCCTTAAATTCAATTCAAGCACCTACACAATGCCAGCATCTTTGGTTAATATCCCTAGAGAGAGCTGACGAATGATTTATCCTACCTTAAATAGACATGCTTACAAAATGTACTATATTAACCGATAAGTTTATAGCTAGCTCTTCTAACCATATGCACCTTCCCACGCTATAAACAGCTCTTAAATGGATCAAAGTCTAAGCTCAGGCCTAGATTAGAAGAAAGATACTAAtaatttaacattaaaaaaaatatgtgccTTCTAGAAGTGATCCTTCTCTCGAATGTGTTAGACTATTCACTATTGGACAGTACAGTAATGACATGTCAGAGACCTCAAGTCTATCATGTAAAGGAATTATGCCAACAAGACACACAGAAAAGAAACAACTGACATCTACCTCCCATCTGGATTATTTGGAGAAGTTAAAAATATGCATTTGGGCTTCTCCCTCTCAATAACATCCGTTATTTGTTCTACATTCAAGCTAAAGTCTGCCTTCCTTGGAACTGCAGAATAACAAAATTGTATAAGGTTATGTACATATAAAGTGACCTACAAATGAAAAGCAAAGTAGGTTCAGGAATGACACAAATTGGGCAGGTCTGGGTAACCAAGATTCTGAAAAGATTTGagaattcatgaaaaaaaattgagatgtgttttttattttgtattgttaATTTGGATAGAAAAAATGAGTCGTTGCTAGGATAAATTTTTTGAGATACATTTTGTATCCTGAAAGTGGGTAGAtagatttaaaaagttttttggATAGAATTTGTGAAgtgcattttttctttttctttttttagtttttgcaaAGTTTCTCTTGgcttttgtgttattttgtttttcagAAACCTAGGCAAAAGAACAGATGACTGTTTTattgagaaataaaataaaaaaaaaatcagatttaaaagatgtttggattggagttgaaaattttttgaaaagatctTTATAAACAAGTTAATCTAAGCATGCCCTTAGGAACCCAATATTGGTGATTTAGGTTCGGTTTGGCCactgagaattttgagttttaagatgaaatattttaatattattattgttttgggatttgaaaaagttaagaaaaagttgaattatttattatattttgtatggagatttgggaaaattgtaatgatgagatgagaattttgagtttgagatgagaatttttaatagCCAAACCGAACCTAACCCAAGAAGATACATTAATGAAAGAGAGAATTAGAAACTGCAATCACTGtagaagaaagtaaaagaaactaGAATGCTTATATGTACCTTTGATTACAAGTGCACCATTAACTGCAGCATCGAATTCATACATTGTAAAGGTCGGAGGGCAGTCCACAATCTTGTCACCCGGATCAAGCACACATCTGCAGCATATgtcaaacataaacaaaatccATATAATATTAGGAACTGTTTACTGCTGAAGTTAGGGAGATTGATGCTAAAAAGCACATGTAAATTTGCAagcatacaatttttttatcagAATCAAAATATTAgcaaacatatataaaaattaagattcCATTCCTAACCGCATAATCAAATCAATGAGTTCATCCGCACCACATCCAGCAAGAATATAATCAGATTCAAGTCCTGAATCTTTGGCAAGGGCAGCACGCAGGTGACGGCTTTCAGGGTCTGGATAGACATATGGGAACTTCATCGAGCCTAAAGCTTCAAAAACCTATAAACAATCTGAATTTCTAGTTAGGATAGTAAGGGGTATTAATGGTAAGAATGGTGCCTACAATAAACACCGACTCTTCTTCGACCTCAAATCTTTTAAACACACTATAAATATTTCTGTAACCTAAAGTTCTTCGTCCGAGAGGAAAAGCAGGGAGGTTTAAAATCCttaacaaaaccaaaaaatattggGTTTTAGTTATACTACAAAGAAAGTATAATGGCATCCATGACTTGCCTCTGGGGGAGGACCATAAGGGTTTTCATTTGCATCTAATTTGACGATATCCTCAGGCTTCCTTCCAAGACGGGATGACAATACCTGCACCAAAGAACTCCATTAATTTcgccaaaaaaaatataaagaactCCATTAATTTGCTGGATATCAAACAACTAATTAACATGGATTTCCACTCAGAGTTGTAACTGGGTTCCATTAACCACAAAACTAAAAGTGATGAACATCAcgtttaatttgaaaaatcattcacagAACTCATCAACCCAATCCCAAAGTGAAATAAgcgaattttatttcattttttccttCAGTTATTGACAGTAAACAAATAGATAACTAAACTGAGTGACCATGTCAAAAGTGAAAAAGGAGCGCTGCCATAGTCAACTGTAGGCAGTTGCCGAAACACGTTACAAGATACTTTATGACGTTGGAGCATCCAGTCAACCCATATGATGGTCAATAATCACCAAAGGTTCTTTACTACACAGGGCCAATACATTTTGAAATTGAGAAATTTCTACCCAAGCGGATGCTATCCAAGGACATTTAGCCAATCTGGGTTTGCAAATTATCATAGATTATTCATTCATATAATGGAAAGAATTAGGGGACGAAGGGTCCAATGGGTGGCTTAGGAAAGCATCTTAGTTAGCATAGCATTCATTTCTGCCGTGTGGACACATTGTAGGTGGCCTTCATTGGTAGGGCTGCCGCTAACATCACTTTATTGGTTAGTTATTTGATCCAATAAGATGCACAATTAAGGCATGAAATGGTAGAAAACCGAAGTCCTCTAACATTCATCCTCCCTATCTCTACAGACACGgggtatatatacacacaaagaAGATCATCAAAGGAGGTAGCGATTTTATAACAAGATTTTGGGAAATAACACTATTTATCCATTTTGGAATTCAATAATTAACATGATTTTACACATAAGAAGCAAGTGATGGAGCTTTCAGCAAATAGATAATGAACTATCAGCCTAGCGCATTCAAACTAAACATCATATGATCATAGAGTAAAAGTAAATCCACAGAAAAACCAACGGTAATAAATTTACTTGATAGGAACACGAATCGAAGCGATACTTGAACTTGATCTAATCTGAAGATGCTGGAAAATTAAACCAGAAAAAATAGGTAGCAAGCTACTAAGACAGGATCCGAAATAGTCAGTCTTTAacacaagcagcaacaaaatgGGCAAAAcagcagataaaaaaaaaaaaacaaaaacaaacacaaatgtGTTATGCACCACAAAAGGGAAGAAAGGGTCCAATTAAACTACCTCAAAAGGCAAAATGGGCTGATAGGGCGATAATTTCCTCAAATGGGTTCGAATGAAGGAATCGCCTGTTAAGCGTTGTTGACCCTCATTGACATGTTCCACCGAAGGAACAGTGGAGGCCATAGCAAGGACCCGCCTCCGGTTTCCTTCGGTCGAATAACTCGGTCTGTGCGATTGAGGCGCCACAATCTGTTGAGAGCTGGTGCTTGACTTAATCAAGCAGGCAAAGGAGGCGTTGTAGATATCAATGACGCCCATGAATCTCTGCATATTTGAAACCCAATCAAatcagaaaagagaaaaaaaaaatgaaaattaaaaagaatgggCTTCAGGAATAGAGACTGAAATACAGAGAAATGGTTTGTTTTGACCAGAGAGAACGTAAAAGAGCAGAGTCGATGACTAGAGGAAGGGGTACGATGGCATACAGTTGGAGAAGAGCGATGAACGAATATGAAAAAttggagggagagaaagaaaaggaaaaacctCCTAAACCCTAACGACAGAAGTCACAAAATGTCAACGTACCGACAAAACCAGATACTGCTGTcttatttcttttccaaataaattttggataaaaagtGAAATGCTTAGAGTGCTAATTGGGATTTGGGATGACAATTTCGGTTCGAACCAGAAAAATCGACCGGATCGGATCAAATTTTGGTGTCGGCGGTTTCAGTCCATAATGTGTGAAACTCATTATGGTCTATAAGTTCGTAAGTTTTGGATCGGACTAAATCGAAATGGAtcgattgaaatatatattctttaaaaatatttgttaacaatataagatattattttatataataattttataagttaattatgtaatttttatctaatatattatattatctaatCTATTATACTCTACTATTTAATcctaattaaagtaattaggtaattttttaaaaaatacttaaggtGCAAATAAGTTTGAATAATCTATTTACAATTAGattatttgatattaattaaccatatataaaatgtaggatattattaataattatgaatactaaagagtaaagtctaaattaatatatagtaactatcaatatcataaatataattatagttattttttcaataaattagttacataattcatattaataattcacttaattttgtttttagtaatttaaataattttttaattaatttatttgctaaaaaaaataaacaaaataattagaCCGAACCGATAGCTAACAGTTTGGTCCAATTCATTAGGGGTAATTGGTTCGGTCCGATCTGAAAAAATGATTAACCGAAAGTTTCGATCCATCATACCCTTAGATCAGACCGGGCTGATTTACATTCCTAATAGTTGAGACggcataaaatttaaaataacaaacaatttaaaaatGGTAATGAATAATGAGTCTCGTACACTAATTAAGGTTAACAATTATGACATACTCAAAACCCAACATaaacactttaaaaaataaGCTACTTTGAGTTTGGTATAGTTGAGTTCAAGTCAAAATGAGCTCAAGTAATTGGTAACCATGAAAATGATTGTTGGGACAATCCATTATACGAACAAATGTTAGA
Encoded here:
- the LOC122299625 gene encoding histidinol-phosphate aminotransferase, chloroplastic-like, yielding MGVIDIYNASFACLIKSSTSSQQIVAPQSHRPSYSTEGNRRRVLAMASTVPSVEHVNEGQQRLTGDSFIRTHLRKLSPYQPILPFEVLSSRLGRKPEDIVKLDANENPYGPPPEVFEALGSMKFPYVYPDPESRHLRAALAKDSGLESDYILAGCGADELIDLIMRCVLDPGDKIVDCPPTFTMYEFDAAVNGALVIKVPRKADFSLNVEQITDVIEREKPKCIFLTSPNNPDGSIIDDEVLMKILELPILVVLDEAYIEFSGMESRMKWVKKHENLIVLRTFSKRAGLAGLRVGYGAFPLSIIEYLWRAKQPYNVSVAAEVSACAALQNPTYLEKVKDALVQERERLYNFLKEVSFLNPYPSYSNFILCEVASGVDAKKLKEDLAKMGVMIRHYNKKELKGYVRVSVGKPEHTDALMKCLRLLS